One genomic window of Halococcus sediminicola includes the following:
- the prs gene encoding ribose-phosphate diphosphokinase, whose translation MIVSASVSQSLASALAAALDEPLAATEYERFPDGELQVSVPGFDAERAIVVCATPTSDAHIEALQLQDAVREAGAREVTTVVPYLGYARQDRAFAAGQPVSVRAVARALSTGTDRVITVNPHEKSVSEFFDVPCSTVDTAGRLADPLPDLDDPVFIAPDAGAIDLADTVRDAYGTGETDHFEKTRHSASDVELRPHEADVTGRDVVLVDDIIATGATMAGAVSHLSDDAARVFATCVHPVLAGTARIRLARAGVEAVYGTDTIERAESAVSVAPAIAAALD comes from the coding sequence ATGATCGTCAGCGCCTCGGTCTCCCAATCGCTCGCAAGCGCGCTCGCGGCGGCGCTCGACGAACCGCTCGCGGCCACCGAATACGAGCGCTTTCCCGACGGCGAGTTGCAGGTCTCGGTACCCGGTTTCGACGCCGAGCGCGCAATCGTCGTCTGCGCGACGCCCACGAGCGACGCCCACATCGAGGCACTCCAACTCCAAGACGCCGTCCGCGAGGCCGGCGCGCGCGAGGTCACTACCGTCGTCCCATATCTGGGCTACGCCAGACAGGACAGAGCCTTCGCGGCGGGCCAACCCGTCTCCGTCCGCGCCGTCGCCCGCGCGCTGAGCACCGGCACCGACCGCGTGATTACCGTGAATCCCCACGAGAAATCCGTCAGCGAGTTCTTCGACGTTCCCTGTTCGACTGTGGACACGGCCGGACGACTCGCCGACCCTCTGCCGGACCTCGACGATCCCGTGTTCATCGCCCCCGACGCGGGTGCCATCGACCTCGCGGACACCGTGAGAGACGCCTACGGCACGGGCGAAACGGACCACTTCGAGAAGACTCGCCACAGCGCCAGCGATGTCGAACTCCGGCCGCACGAAGCCGACGTCACCGGCCGGGATGTCGTGCTCGTCGACGACATCATCGCCACCGGTGCGACGATGGCCGGGGCCGTCTCACATCTCAGCGACGACGCCGCCCGGGTGTTCGCCACCTGCGTCCATCCGGTGCTCGCGGGCACGGCCCGGATTCGTCTCGCCCGTGCCGGCGTCGAAGCGGTCTACGGAACCGACACCATCGAGCGCGCCGAGAGCGCCGTCAGCGTCGCGCCCGCCATCGCCGCCGCGCTCGATTAG
- a CDS encoding HVO_0234 family beta-propeller protein has product MSSIDEKRVHGANTEPTALFVASDVGLTRVAVAGERVGEIELRDRRPARDLAVDGKLAVATDEDVLVGEALEESGFGPATAVGFDDELVAAAPDGRVARRIDDEWHDVSTLETINAIDGDLLATDGGIHRLTDDGLTHAGLDAVRDVAVGDVPRAATATGLYRLGNGWMDDLDGDFRMVSADGERAHAATPSEFYAHDDEWQPIEIERSVAAVAYAELVYAVAADGTLLIGIDDGWRDHPLGIGEPHALVAMDRKPV; this is encoded by the coding sequence ATGAGCAGCATCGACGAAAAGCGCGTCCACGGCGCGAACACCGAGCCGACAGCGCTGTTCGTCGCCAGCGACGTTGGTCTCACCCGCGTCGCGGTCGCCGGCGAGCGCGTGGGCGAGATCGAACTCCGCGACCGCCGCCCGGCCCGCGACCTCGCCGTCGACGGGAAACTGGCCGTCGCCACCGACGAGGACGTGCTGGTCGGCGAAGCACTCGAAGAGTCGGGGTTCGGCCCGGCGACGGCGGTCGGCTTCGACGACGAACTCGTCGCCGCCGCTCCCGACGGACGGGTCGCGCGCCGAATCGACGACGAATGGCACGACGTGAGCACCCTCGAAACGATCAACGCGATCGACGGCGACCTGCTCGCCACCGATGGCGGGATCCATCGACTCACGGACGACGGTCTCACCCACGCCGGTCTCGACGCGGTCCGGGACGTCGCCGTCGGGGACGTTCCACGGGCCGCGACCGCCACGGGACTCTATCGCCTCGGCAACGGCTGGATGGACGACCTCGACGGCGACTTCAGGATGGTGAGCGCCGACGGCGAGCGAGCGCACGCCGCGACCCCGAGTGAATTCTACGCCCACGACGACGAGTGGCAACCCATCGAGATCGAAAGATCGGTCGCTGCCGTCGCGTACGCGGAACTGGTCTATGCCGTCGCGGCGGATGGCACACTACTAATCGGGATCGACGACGGCTGGCGCGACCACCCGCTCGGCATCGGCGAGCCACACGCGCTCGTGGCGATGGACCGAAAACCCGTTTAA
- the glmM gene encoding phosphoglucosamine mutase, with protein MELFGSSGVRGVANREVTPAFCLRMGLTVGTVVDGRVAVGRDTRATGAMLADATASGLASAGRDVDRLGVLPTPALQAYAEREGVPGVMITASHNPPQYNGIKLVGSDGIEFSIERLERVEGMFDGESFERARWDETGTSRRVTSARREYIAEVVGAVDRERIGDAGLTVALDPGHGAGALTSPDLFRELGCEVHTVNAQRDGTFPGRDPEPIPENLAALGRLVRATDADVGIAHDGDADRAIFFDERGEYIEGDATLAALAAATLDAGDRTVSAVTVSQRLVDVAERAGAALELTPVGSTRIISRVRDLQNEDVSVPIAGEGNGGVLFPGYRLARDGAYTAARFLELLTERPASDVIEDVGGYHNVRTTVGYEGDGEREALLAAAAAYADESDGELNDIDGFRLDVGDGWLLVRESGTEPLVRVYTEARTEARAHELADGIRDRLDRALDA; from the coding sequence ATGGAACTGTTCGGGTCGAGCGGGGTTCGGGGAGTCGCAAACCGGGAGGTGACGCCGGCGTTCTGTCTCCGGATGGGGTTGACGGTCGGCACGGTCGTCGATGGACGGGTCGCCGTTGGCCGGGATACGCGCGCGACCGGGGCGATGCTCGCCGACGCGACGGCGAGCGGTCTCGCGAGCGCCGGCCGCGACGTCGATCGGCTGGGCGTATTGCCGACGCCGGCGCTCCAAGCCTACGCCGAGCGCGAGGGCGTCCCGGGGGTGATGATAACCGCCTCGCACAATCCGCCACAGTACAACGGCATCAAACTCGTCGGTTCCGATGGCATCGAGTTCAGCATCGAGCGCTTGGAGCGCGTCGAAGGGATGTTCGACGGGGAATCCTTCGAACGCGCTCGATGGGACGAGACCGGAACTTCCCGGCGGGTGACGAGTGCGCGCCGCGAGTACATCGCGGAGGTCGTCGGGGCCGTCGACCGCGAGCGCATCGGGGATGCGGGTCTCACCGTGGCGCTCGACCCCGGCCACGGCGCGGGCGCGCTGACGAGTCCGGATCTCTTCCGGGAGTTGGGCTGTGAAGTCCACACCGTCAACGCCCAACGCGACGGAACGTTCCCGGGCCGTGACCCGGAGCCGATCCCCGAGAACCTCGCCGCCCTCGGCCGACTGGTGCGGGCGACCGACGCCGACGTCGGTATCGCCCACGACGGCGACGCCGACCGGGCCATCTTCTTCGACGAACGTGGCGAGTACATCGAGGGCGATGCGACGCTCGCGGCGCTCGCGGCCGCGACGCTCGATGCGGGCGACAGGACCGTGTCGGCGGTGACGGTCTCCCAGCGACTCGTCGACGTTGCCGAGCGGGCGGGCGCGGCCCTCGAACTCACGCCGGTCGGGAGCACGCGTATCATCTCGCGGGTGCGCGACCTCCAGAACGAGGACGTTTCGGTGCCCATCGCCGGCGAGGGCAACGGCGGCGTGCTCTTTCCCGGATACCGACTCGCCCGCGACGGCGCGTACACCGCCGCCCGATTCCTCGAACTCCTCACGGAACGACCGGCGAGCGACGTCATCGAGGACGTCGGCGGCTATCACAACGTCCGGACGACTGTCGGCTACGAGGGCGACGGCGAGCGCGAGGCGCTGCTCGCGGCCGCCGCAGCGTACGCCGACGAGAGCGACGGCGAGTTGAACGATATCGACGGATTCCGCCTCGACGTCGGCGACGGCTGGCTACTCGTCCGCGAGAGCGGGACCGAACCGCTCGTGCGCGTCTACACCGAGGCACGCACCGAAGCGCGCGCCCACGAACTCGCCGACGGTATCCGTGACCGACTCGACCGCGCGCTCGACGCCTGA
- a CDS encoding DUF7118 family protein, whose protein sequence is MTERAEDLATELAAAHEEYEALEAEIADHGEDDLEALADAHDRATTLLDRYEDRATGTGDFEGFIEFQESFDALVEGLDGDLPRREAFGDANDRFDKRRLSSSDFAAAREALAPVGERVELLDERETRRERYREARRRVLGRQNDLADDIADLERLGALADVDLDAPVGDLRETVEGYNDRIEAAFRRFRGEASAREVLAFVERTEQYPLVPFRPPPDDLREYVETSPVGTESLTQLLDYADYSPSKLGHYVDDPERLRKNVAIHRSYLDGLDATALEIDWPPPPARECRFLLRELVAVVGRFAPDEVVSRLHDLREFARNERYERLRRVATAREELTERDRERIKNGAVEADLESAKREHERLTEALSAHPGP, encoded by the coding sequence ATGACTGAGCGCGCCGAGGACCTCGCGACCGAACTGGCCGCGGCACACGAGGAGTACGAAGCGCTCGAAGCCGAGATCGCCGACCACGGCGAGGACGACCTCGAAGCGCTCGCCGACGCCCACGACCGCGCGACGACGCTGCTCGACAGGTACGAAGACCGCGCCACCGGCACGGGCGATTTCGAGGGGTTCATCGAGTTTCAGGAGTCCTTCGACGCGCTCGTCGAGGGTCTCGACGGCGACCTGCCCCGGCGTGAGGCGTTCGGGGACGCGAACGACCGTTTCGACAAGCGCCGCCTTTCGTCGAGCGACTTCGCGGCCGCCCGCGAGGCGCTCGCCCCGGTCGGGGAGCGCGTCGAACTGCTCGACGAACGCGAAACCCGTCGCGAGCGCTATCGGGAAGCCCGCCGGCGCGTCCTCGGCCGTCAGAATGACCTCGCGGACGACATCGCCGATCTGGAGCGCCTCGGCGCACTCGCCGACGTCGATCTCGACGCGCCGGTCGGCGACCTCCGGGAGACGGTCGAGGGTTACAACGACCGGATCGAAGCGGCGTTTCGCCGCTTTCGTGGGGAGGCGAGCGCGCGCGAGGTCTTGGCGTTCGTCGAGCGCACCGAACAGTACCCGCTCGTGCCGTTTCGCCCGCCACCAGACGACCTCCGCGAGTACGTCGAGACCAGTCCCGTGGGCACCGAATCGCTCACCCAACTGCTCGACTACGCCGACTACTCGCCGTCGAAACTCGGCCACTACGTCGACGACCCCGAACGACTGCGGAAGAACGTCGCCATCCACCGAAGCTATCTCGATGGACTCGACGCGACGGCGCTCGAGATCGACTGGCCACCGCCACCCGCTCGGGAGTGTCGGTTCCTGCTGCGCGAACTCGTCGCGGTCGTCGGTCGGTTCGCCCCCGACGAGGTGGTGAGTCGGCTCCACGATCTCCGTGAGTTCGCCCGCAACGAGCGCTACGAGCGCCTGCGACGCGTCGCAACGGCGCGCGAGGAACTCACCGAACGCGACCGCGAGCGCATCAAGAATGGAGCGGTCGAAGCGGACCTCGAAAGTGCCAAGCGCGAGCACGAACGGCTCACGGAGGCGCTGTCGGCCCATCCGGGTCCCTGA
- the hisI gene encoding phosphoribosyl-AMP cyclohydrolase — MSRTESAATDLDFGDSGLVTVVAQDATSKEVLMVAHASPEAVERTRETGLAHYHSRSRDELWQKGQSSGHVQHIEEVRVDCDGDALLYRVAQEGGACHTGHESCFYRTLDGETVGERVFDPDAVYD, encoded by the coding sequence ATGAGTCGGACGGAATCGGCCGCCACGGACCTCGATTTCGGTGATTCGGGGTTGGTGACGGTCGTCGCACAGGACGCCACCAGCAAGGAGGTGTTGATGGTCGCCCACGCCTCGCCCGAGGCCGTCGAGCGCACCCGCGAGACCGGTCTCGCCCACTATCACTCGCGCAGCCGCGACGAACTCTGGCAGAAAGGACAGTCGAGCGGCCACGTCCAGCACATCGAGGAAGTCAGAGTCGACTGCGACGGCGACGCCCTCCTCTATCGCGTCGCACAGGAGGGCGGGGCCTGTCACACGGGCCACGAGAGCTGTTTCTACCGCACGCTCGACGGCGAGACCGTCGGCGAGCGCGTCTTCGACCCCGACGCCGTGTATGACTGA
- a CDS encoding inorganic phosphate transporter: protein MAWALGASSNSPPFAPAVGANALPTMRAAFFIGVFAALGAIAQGGSISETVGKDLIDGVAISPLAAAAGLLTSAAFIAVGVRTGYPIPAAFATTGAIVGAGLSLGGAPAFDTYQRLGLFWIAVPFVSATIAYGTATLLRRDDVPEEVGVPALAGIVGVILANVRLAIFPGPDGQGTLAGFVSQRVGRIDLFGVYDLIGVVVSLAFGALVFVALRREMHASVDAGIRKFLIGLGAIVAFSSGGSQVGLATGPLEPLFDSLGTPSILLLALGAIGILLGAWMGSPRLLQAVSREYSQLGVRRSIAALIPGFIIAQAAIALGIPISFNNIIISSVIGSGLVVGSAGVSARKIGFTVLAWLVSLVGAGLVGFGFYRVLALATGA from the coding sequence ATGGCGTGGGCGCTCGGTGCCTCGTCGAACTCGCCACCCTTTGCCCCGGCGGTCGGCGCGAACGCGCTGCCGACGATGCGCGCGGCCTTCTTCATCGGCGTGTTCGCCGCGCTCGGCGCGATCGCCCAAGGGGGAAGCATCTCCGAAACCGTCGGCAAGGACCTCATCGACGGCGTCGCCATCTCTCCCTTGGCGGCCGCGGCCGGCCTGCTCACCTCGGCGGCGTTCATCGCGGTCGGCGTGCGAACCGGCTACCCCATTCCGGCGGCGTTCGCCACCACCGGGGCCATCGTCGGCGCGGGTCTCTCGCTCGGCGGCGCGCCAGCCTTCGATACCTACCAGCGCCTCGGACTGTTCTGGATCGCCGTCCCGTTCGTCTCGGCGACCATCGCCTACGGCACCGCGACCCTGTTACGCCGCGACGACGTCCCCGAGGAGGTCGGCGTGCCGGCGCTCGCGGGTATCGTCGGGGTGATCCTCGCGAACGTCAGGCTCGCCATCTTCCCCGGTCCTGATGGACAGGGGACGCTCGCCGGCTTCGTCTCGCAGCGCGTCGGTCGCATCGACCTCTTCGGCGTCTACGACCTTATCGGCGTGGTCGTGAGCCTCGCCTTCGGCGCGCTCGTCTTCGTCGCCTTGCGCCGCGAGATGCACGCCTCGGTCGACGCGGGCATCAGGAAATTCCTCATCGGTCTCGGTGCGATCGTCGCCTTCTCCTCGGGTGGGAGTCAGGTCGGTCTCGCCACGGGACCCCTCGAACCGCTGTTCGATTCGCTCGGTACGCCAAGCATCCTGTTGCTCGCGCTCGGCGCAATCGGCATCCTGCTCGGCGCGTGGATGGGGTCGCCACGCCTCCTCCAAGCCGTCTCACGCGAATACTCGCAACTCGGGGTACGGCGGTCGATCGCCGCGCTGATTCCGGGGTTCATCATCGCCCAGGCGGCCATCGCGCTCGGCATCCCCATCTCGTTCAACAACATCATCATTTCGAGCGTGATCGGTAGCGGTCTCGTGGTGGGGTCGGCCGGCGTCTCCGCGCGCAAAATCGGGTTCACCGTGTTGGCGTGGCTCGTCTCGCTCGTCGGCGCGGGGCTGGTCGGTTTCGGCTTCTATCGCGTGCTGGCACTCGCCACCGGTGCGTGA
- a CDS encoding sterol desaturase, with protein MNTTRSRVLAATAGSLVGGATFVWLVADVALASTIALAWAVGVRLTFRYRWLLSMRGETRRASVWSGAFAALVTLGAFFGVGPSLPLSAELRLALGLLVVGVGYASMTLGVAMTTVRADASRESWETTETESS; from the coding sequence GTGAACACGACTCGTTCTCGGGTGCTCGCCGCGACCGCCGGCAGCCTCGTCGGCGGCGCGACGTTCGTTTGGCTCGTCGCCGACGTCGCGCTCGCCAGCACCATCGCTCTGGCGTGGGCGGTCGGGGTTCGACTCACGTTTCGCTACCGATGGCTGCTTTCGATGCGGGGCGAGACACGCCGTGCGTCCGTTTGGTCCGGCGCGTTCGCCGCGCTCGTCACCCTCGGTGCGTTCTTCGGCGTCGGTCCGTCGCTCCCGCTGTCAGCCGAACTCCGCCTCGCGCTCGGGCTGTTGGTCGTCGGTGTCGGCTACGCATCGATGACCCTCGGAGTGGCGATGACGACTGTCCGTGCCGACGCATCACGCGAGTCGTGGGAGACGACCGAGACGGAATCGTCCTGA
- a CDS encoding carbon starvation CstA family protein encodes MVQIIWMVALSLVTFSIGYIGYSRYLARFVELDEEAETPAHKYEDGQEYVPAKKPVLLGHHYSSIAGGAPIVGPITAGVVWGWVPALLWIAIGNPILGGVHDFVSLSSSLRHEGKSIGYIIGEYVGTRGKDMLLWFAFLTIVLVVAVFALVVSIVFNAYPSAATASILYIALAFVFGVYLYQLDLPFILGTVVFVAGVFASVFVGIEFPLALFPAGADASYPAGTMVLFGGGSWIPGAASLGANTAAWVPVIMIYGGLASALPVWMLLQPRDYLSSFLLYAGVGGALLAIIVGTFLGTSSQPLTIELAAYKGFWGGEFGPLPLFPLLFVTIACGTISGFHSLVSSGTTAKQLNKETDARTIGYGGMLGEGLLATLSLATLAVAAQTPAGGGIGLALPNFATGGGIILTSFGIPTEYGAPFMALVLVSFLLTSTDTAVRLGRYMFEEIVETPETNVEKAATNRYVNALIQIVPAYVLVSSGSWADLWPLFGGANQLLAALALLTATVWLANWDESKQLVSTGVPMVLMSAVTVLALLYLALVQNFAQKFLDPSWMAEATIASMASAVVQIAIALVLVGLALALVRIGYGNIRAARGEGGAVAADGGERTSGSRTTKDE; translated from the coding sequence ATGGTTCAGATCATCTGGATGGTCGCCCTTTCGCTCGTCACGTTCAGTATCGGGTATATCGGCTACTCGCGCTATCTCGCCAGGTTCGTCGAACTCGACGAGGAAGCCGAAACCCCGGCACACAAATACGAGGACGGTCAGGAGTACGTTCCGGCGAAAAAACCCGTTCTGCTCGGACACCACTACTCGTCGATCGCGGGTGGGGCACCGATCGTGGGGCCCATCACGGCGGGCGTGGTCTGGGGGTGGGTGCCGGCGTTGCTCTGGATCGCCATCGGCAACCCGATCCTCGGCGGCGTCCACGACTTCGTCTCGCTGTCGAGCAGCCTGCGCCACGAGGGGAAATCCATCGGCTACATCATCGGCGAGTACGTCGGCACCCGCGGCAAGGACATGCTGCTGTGGTTCGCCTTCCTGACCATCGTGCTCGTCGTCGCGGTGTTCGCGCTGGTGGTCTCGATCGTGTTCAACGCCTATCCGAGCGCGGCGACCGCGAGCATCCTCTACATCGCGCTCGCGTTCGTCTTCGGCGTCTATCTCTACCAGCTCGATCTACCCTTTATTCTCGGTACCGTGGTGTTCGTCGCCGGCGTCTTCGCCAGCGTCTTCGTCGGCATCGAGTTCCCGCTCGCGCTGTTCCCGGCCGGCGCGGACGCCTCGTATCCGGCGGGCACGATGGTGCTCTTCGGCGGCGGATCGTGGATTCCCGGTGCGGCGAGTCTCGGCGCGAACACCGCGGCGTGGGTGCCAGTCATCATGATCTACGGCGGTCTCGCCTCGGCGCTCCCAGTGTGGATGTTGCTCCAGCCGCGTGACTATCTTTCGTCGTTCTTGCTGTATGCGGGCGTCGGCGGCGCGCTGCTCGCCATCATCGTCGGCACGTTCCTCGGCACGTCATCACAGCCGCTCACCATCGAACTCGCTGCGTACAAGGGTTTCTGGGGCGGCGAGTTCGGCCCGCTGCCGCTGTTTCCGCTGCTGTTCGTGACCATCGCCTGTGGCACCATCAGCGGCTTTCACTCGCTGGTCTCCTCGGGGACGACCGCAAAACAACTCAACAAGGAGACCGACGCCCGCACCATCGGGTATGGTGGTATGCTCGGTGAAGGACTGCTGGCGACGCTCTCGCTCGCAACGCTTGCGGTTGCGGCACAGACGCCGGCCGGCGGCGGTATCGGTCTCGCACTCCCGAACTTCGCCACGGGTGGCGGCATCATCCTGACGAGTTTCGGCATTCCGACCGAGTACGGCGCGCCGTTCATGGCGCTGGTGTTGGTGAGCTTCCTGCTCACGAGTACCGACACGGCCGTGCGCCTCGGGCGATACATGTTCGAGGAGATCGTCGAGACGCCCGAGACGAACGTCGAGAAGGCCGCGACGAACCGCTACGTCAACGCCCTCATCCAGATCGTTCCCGCCTACGTTCTCGTTTCGAGCGGGAGTTGGGCCGACCTCTGGCCGCTCTTCGGGGGCGCGAACCAGCTGCTCGCGGCGCTCGCGCTCCTGACCGCCACCGTCTGGCTCGCCAACTGGGACGAGTCCAAACAGCTCGTTTCGACGGGCGTACCGATGGTGTTGATGTCCGCGGTCACCGTCCTCGCGTTGCTGTATCTCGCTCTGGTACAGAACTTCGCCCAGAAGTTCCTCGACCCGTCGTGGATGGCCGAGGCGACGATCGCGTCGATGGCGTCGGCGGTCGTCCAGATCGCCATCGCACTCGTCCTCGTCGGACTCGCTTTGGCGCTCGTTCGCATCGGCTACGGCAATATCCGGGCGGCCCGTGGCGAGGGTGGGGCGGTCGCGGCCGACGGGGGTGAGAGAACCAGCGGTTCTCGAACGACGAAAGACGAGTGA
- a CDS encoding ArsA family ATPase, with amino-acid sequence MNEFVFFGGKGGVGKTTVSCAYALKCARAGLDTLVVSTDPAHSTADVFDQEFGDDPRPVEGHDGLSAMEIDLDEEVSEHLMETKRALADQVSPAMVNEIDRQIELAHRTPGAHEAALFDRFIDVMRESDHDRVVFDTAPTGGALRLLSLPEFLEDWIDRLIAKRTESIDLYERAAIGDREARRRVENDPIIERLRERKEMFEFAGHALRERATFFLVMNPDELSLRETSRALDDLDEYGLSVGGVLINRLTPEPDDDETGRGARYLRDRCATERERVTQVRETFAPPVLGTIETRVAEVKGDLLADVAAELDIAPESTT; translated from the coding sequence ATGAACGAGTTCGTCTTCTTCGGCGGGAAGGGCGGCGTCGGCAAGACCACCGTCTCGTGTGCGTACGCGCTCAAGTGTGCCCGTGCAGGGCTCGACACGCTTGTGGTCTCGACCGATCCGGCCCACAGCACTGCGGACGTATTCGACCAGGAGTTCGGTGACGACCCCCGGCCGGTCGAGGGTCACGATGGCCTATCGGCGATGGAGATCGACCTGGACGAGGAGGTCTCAGAACACCTGATGGAGACCAAGCGCGCGCTCGCCGATCAGGTGAGTCCGGCGATGGTCAACGAGATCGACAGACAGATCGAACTCGCCCATCGCACCCCCGGTGCACACGAGGCCGCGCTGTTCGACCGGTTCATCGACGTAATGCGCGAAAGCGATCACGACCGCGTGGTGTTCGATACGGCACCAACGGGGGGAGCGCTCCGCTTGCTCTCGCTCCCGGAGTTCCTCGAAGACTGGATCGACCGCCTCATCGCAAAGCGCACCGAGAGCATCGACCTCTACGAGCGAGCGGCCATTGGCGACCGCGAGGCCCGCCGCCGAGTCGAAAACGACCCCATCATCGAACGCCTGCGCGAGCGAAAGGAGATGTTCGAGTTCGCCGGCCACGCCCTCCGCGAGCGGGCGACCTTCTTCCTCGTGATGAACCCCGACGAACTCTCGCTGCGCGAGACTTCTCGCGCGCTCGACGACCTCGACGAGTACGGACTCTCCGTGGGTGGGGTTCTCATCAATCGACTGACGCCCGAACCCGACGACGACGAGACCGGTCGCGGCGCACGCTACCTCCGCGACCGGTGTGCGACCGAACGCGAGCGCGTCACACAGGTCCGCGAGACGTTCGCCCCACCCGTGCTCGGAACCATCGAAACCCGCGTCGCCGAGGTCAAAGGCGACCTGCTCGCGGACGTGGCCGCCGAACTCGACATCGCACCCGAATCGACCACCTGA
- a CDS encoding SRPBCC family protein — protein MREVSASRFVRATPATVERALTPAALVEYEGSFTVHGVEDTEDGWLVVAGSRGMELTLAFETREAGLVYEQRGEGPLETLETTITYEAKDEGARVWMRSTVSAGLPLPAITDRVAAWKRRGELRRALDRLATDVE, from the coding sequence ATGCGCGAGGTCAGCGCGTCGCGGTTCGTCCGGGCGACGCCGGCGACGGTCGAGCGGGCGCTCACGCCCGCCGCCCTCGTCGAATACGAGGGGAGTTTTACCGTTCACGGGGTCGAGGACACCGAGGACGGCTGGCTCGTCGTCGCCGGCTCTCGGGGAATGGAACTCACGCTCGCCTTCGAAACCCGCGAGGCGGGACTGGTCTACGAACAGCGCGGTGAGGGGCCACTGGAGACGCTCGAAACCACGATCACCTACGAGGCGAAAGACGAGGGAGCGAGAGTGTGGATGCGCTCGACGGTGAGCGCCGGGCTCCCCCTTCCAGCCATCACCGACCGCGTGGCCGCGTGGAAGCGCCGTGGCGAACTCCGACGGGCGCTCGACCGTCTCGCCACCGACGTGGAGTGA